A stretch of the Flavobacterium sp. 5 genome encodes the following:
- a CDS encoding T9SS type B sorting domain-containing protein → MVKKIHFIFIFLTINCFAQFSKTHYIPPLISATGLVEDQYLYISTPSLTNISFKIIANGGNVIYGTVNSNNPYRYTIGTGDNTQLFTPITKTGIIANKGYIIEAEDLIYVSVRVNAGVNEIGGYNQAGGLVSKGNSALGTTFRLGAMLNPLLDITLLNFASILATENGTKVIISNLQNGTRILNSPAISGPITITLNKNESYVLALRNDNVSSVSNSSKIIGALVSSDKPVVVNSGSFGGSNSTLIITENGTSGPQGRDLGFDQIVSLEKTGKEYIFVKGVGTDELERVLLIAHSDQTQIFLNGNTIPFKTLNNGEYIALDGSQFINGNMYIKATKNLFAYQSIGGSDLPANQNLFFVPPLNCSTPNSVDNIPLIQSIGNTTFTGVLNIVTESGATVSLNNSVIKDSPTPITGNSNFVLYTVNNLSGNIAVKSSKQVYVSYFGTNGAATYGGYYSGFDLKPEIVSGKISLENSACIPNVSLKINSLSSYDTFQWYKNDIEILSATSNSYTPTQPGFYQVKGSISGCLSDIFSDKIPVSECPINNDNDLTNDNIDIDYDNDGILNCNESFGSQPINSFNPNSGTVTKGTYSNSFLGSITNSIPAASTPFKGNTDGSFVTEVLAGKGASVSYNLNFAKPINISLEYVSTANSTDLLNTNSEYIINSDIDKTITVLNPTNQLLIDTNYDGIYESGVTQFSSFEIRFRLNGNIPLAAGIGTFSFQSYQTKSFKITHKNLLDTDGNKATFKLIATCIPIDNDSDGIPDQIDLDSDNDGILDSIENQKVPKPLSNTDANINGLDDIFEPPSNPIDSDNDGVTNYLDLDSDNDGIYDVVESGSNALDNDKDGIVDTTAFGTNGLADSLETNLDDGTLNYSVADTDGDGIKNQTEIDSDDDFCNDIIEAGFTDPNFDGQLGIIPIVVNTNGIVISKTDGYTTPNNNYVIAVPILVTTQLENQSICELQNATFAIESNADGFKWQLSTDDGNNWNTLTNNTIYSGTNTKSLLITKVSPAINGYKYRVLLNKNNNACGLSSAVVTLTILSLPVLNSPITIIQCDDDTDGISNFNITEKNSFISANYTNETFTYYTSSTAANTKDLTAIIANPIAFTSANNTIWTRIENSNGCFSVAEINLIVSTTQINASFKRTLEVCDDFIDIANDDKDGIATFDFSSVKTDIENLLPTPSSNYIIKFYVNETDALAETNGIQNPSNYRNVTTNHQDIWVRVESNLDNSCFGLGPYITLIVNPKPNIDTNQNQNNNELVCSNLPSFYVTLNAGIIDNTPITDYNYIWTKDGITLPNENNYTLDVNKEGIYEVTVFNQKGCDRTRSITVTASDIAHLNSVTISDLSDFNTVSANISGQGDYVYSIDLPTGPFQESNSFENVSPGIHELYISDKNGCGIVKKTIAVLGIPKFFTPNNDGYNDYWNIKGVNETFNAGAKIFIYDRYGKLIKQISALSDGWDGTFIGNQMPSDDYWYSIKLEDGREAKGHFSLKR, encoded by the coding sequence ATGGTAAAAAAAATACATTTCATTTTTATTTTTTTGACAATAAACTGTTTTGCTCAATTTAGCAAAACTCACTATATTCCTCCATTAATTTCGGCAACAGGATTAGTAGAAGACCAATATTTATACATTTCAACACCAAGCCTTACTAATATAAGTTTTAAAATTATCGCCAATGGTGGAAATGTGATTTATGGAACTGTAAATAGTAATAATCCTTATCGGTATACTATTGGAACAGGTGATAATACTCAATTATTTACTCCAATAACAAAAACCGGAATAATAGCTAATAAAGGCTACATAATAGAAGCTGAGGATTTGATATATGTTAGTGTAAGAGTCAATGCAGGAGTAAATGAGATTGGAGGTTATAACCAGGCAGGAGGATTAGTTTCTAAAGGAAATAGTGCACTAGGAACCACCTTTAGATTAGGAGCTATGTTGAATCCTCTTCTGGATATAACATTATTAAATTTTGCTTCAATACTTGCCACCGAAAACGGAACCAAAGTTATCATTTCAAATCTTCAAAACGGAACCCGAATTTTAAACAGCCCAGCTATTTCAGGACCAATTACAATTACACTTAACAAAAATGAAAGTTATGTTCTAGCCTTACGAAATGATAATGTTAGCAGTGTTTCCAATAGTTCAAAAATAATTGGAGCTCTAGTATCTTCAGATAAACCTGTTGTAGTTAATTCAGGTTCATTTGGAGGAAGTAATAGTACCTTGATAATAACCGAAAACGGCACTAGTGGACCTCAAGGAAGAGATTTAGGTTTTGATCAAATTGTTTCTTTAGAAAAAACAGGAAAAGAATATATTTTTGTAAAAGGAGTGGGAACCGATGAATTGGAACGTGTTTTACTGATAGCCCATTCTGATCAAACTCAAATATTCCTTAATGGTAACACAATACCTTTCAAAACCCTAAATAATGGTGAATATATTGCTCTAGATGGAAGTCAATTCATCAACGGTAACATGTACATTAAAGCAACCAAAAATTTATTTGCTTATCAAAGTATTGGAGGATCGGATTTACCTGCTAACCAAAACTTGTTTTTTGTTCCTCCACTAAATTGTTCAACACCCAATTCTGTTGACAATATACCCCTAATTCAATCTATTGGAAACACCACTTTTACAGGCGTTTTGAATATTGTTACCGAATCAGGAGCAACTGTTTCATTAAACAATTCAGTAATTAAAGATTCACCTACTCCTATTACAGGAAACTCAAATTTCGTACTATATACTGTAAATAATTTGTCTGGAAATATAGCTGTCAAATCAAGTAAGCAAGTCTATGTTTCCTATTTTGGCACTAATGGAGCAGCAACTTATGGAGGTTATTATTCTGGTTTTGATTTAAAACCCGAAATTGTTTCTGGCAAAATCTCACTAGAAAATTCCGCCTGCATACCAAATGTATCTTTAAAAATAAATTCATTATCATCTTATGATACTTTCCAATGGTATAAAAATGACATTGAAATTTTATCGGCAACAAGCAATAGTTACACGCCAACACAACCTGGTTTTTATCAAGTAAAAGGAAGTATTTCGGGTTGCCTTAGTGATATTTTTTCAGATAAAATCCCTGTTAGCGAATGTCCAATAAATAATGATAATGATCTAACTAATGACAATATTGATATTGATTATGATAATGATGGAATATTAAATTGTAATGAATCATTTGGTAGTCAACCAATCAATAGTTTTAACCCAAATTCAGGCACAGTAACTAAAGGTACATATTCTAATTCCTTTTTGGGATCGATTACTAATTCTATTCCAGCCGCATCAACACCTTTTAAAGGAAATACAGATGGTAGTTTTGTAACCGAAGTCTTGGCTGGTAAAGGAGCCTCTGTTTCCTATAATTTAAATTTCGCAAAGCCAATAAATATTAGTTTAGAATATGTTTCGACTGCAAATTCAACCGATTTATTAAATACAAATTCAGAATACATTATCAATTCAGATATAGATAAAACCATAACTGTTTTAAATCCTACCAATCAATTATTAATAGACACCAATTATGACGGAATTTATGAAAGTGGAGTTACTCAATTTTCATCATTTGAAATTCGTTTTAGACTCAACGGAAATATACCATTAGCAGCGGGAATAGGGACTTTTTCATTTCAATCGTATCAAACCAAATCATTTAAAATCACTCATAAAAACCTGCTCGACACCGATGGAAACAAAGCAACTTTCAAACTTATCGCTACCTGTATTCCAATAGATAATGATAGCGATGGTATTCCCGATCAAATAGATTTAGACTCGGACAATGATGGTATTCTTGACAGTATAGAAAATCAAAAAGTTCCCAAACCATTATCAAACACTGATGCCAATATAAATGGATTAGATGATATTTTTGAACCACCTTCAAATCCAATCGATAGTGATAATGATGGGGTGACCAATTACCTTGATTTGGATAGTGATAATGATGGAATATATGATGTAGTTGAATCAGGAAGTAATGCATTAGATAATGATAAAGATGGAATCGTAGATACAACTGCTTTTGGAACTAATGGACTTGCTGATTCCTTAGAAACAAATCTTGACGATGGAACTCTAAACTATTCTGTTGCAGATACAGATGGCGACGGTATAAAAAATCAAACTGAAATAGATAGTGACGATGATTTCTGTAATGATATAATCGAAGCTGGATTTACAGATCCAAATTTTGATGGTCAACTAGGAATCATTCCCATTGTAGTAAATACAAACGGAATTGTAATCAGTAAAACAGACGGATACACAACTCCTAACAATAATTACGTTATAGCTGTTCCAATTCTTGTGACGACACAGCTTGAGAATCAATCCATTTGCGAATTACAAAATGCCACTTTTGCGATAGAATCTAATGCTGATGGTTTTAAATGGCAACTTTCTACTGACGATGGTAATAACTGGAACACTTTAACAAATAATACTATTTATTCAGGAACCAATACCAAATCATTACTTATTACTAAAGTCAGTCCCGCAATAAATGGCTATAAATATCGCGTACTATTAAACAAAAATAATAATGCCTGCGGGTTAAGTTCAGCCGTAGTAACCCTAACAATACTTTCTTTACCAGTATTAAATTCTCCAATTACAATTATACAGTGTGATGATGATACAGATGGTATTTCTAACTTCAACATAACCGAGAAAAATAGCTTTATTTCTGCGAATTATACAAACGAAACTTTTACATATTATACGTCTTCAACAGCTGCAAATACAAAAGATCTGACTGCAATTATTGCTAATCCTATTGCTTTTACAAGTGCAAATAATACTATTTGGACAAGAATCGAAAACTCAAATGGCTGCTTTAGTGTAGCAGAAATAAATTTAATTGTTTCTACTACACAAATCAACGCCTCGTTCAAAAGAACACTTGAAGTTTGTGATGATTTTATCGATATTGCAAATGACGACAAAGATGGTATAGCTACATTTGATTTTAGTTCCGTAAAAACTGATATCGAAAACTTACTCCCTACTCCTTCCTCAAATTACATCATAAAATTCTATGTCAATGAAACCGATGCTCTAGCAGAAACTAATGGCATTCAAAATCCTTCTAATTATAGAAATGTAACAACAAATCATCAAGACATTTGGGTACGAGTAGAGAGTAATTTAGACAATTCTTGCTTTGGATTAGGACCTTATATAACTCTTATAGTGAATCCAAAACCCAACATTGACACTAACCAGAACCAAAATAACAATGAATTAGTATGTTCAAATTTACCAAGTTTTTATGTTACTCTCAATGCTGGAATCATAGATAATACTCCAATTACTGACTACAATTATATTTGGACCAAAGATGGAATAACGCTTCCAAATGAAAACAATTATACTCTTGATGTTAACAAAGAAGGCATATACGAAGTAACAGTATTCAACCAAAAAGGTTGTGACAGAACCAGAAGTATTACTGTAACAGCTTCGGACATTGCCCATTTAAATTCGGTAACTATTTCAGATCTTTCCGATTTTAATACCGTGTCAGCAAACATTTCAGGCCAAGGAGATTATGTATATAGTATTGATTTACCTACTGGTCCTTTTCAGGAA
- a CDS encoding T9SS type B sorting domain-containing protein, translating into MNSIQNILFLAIYFITTAATAQYITVDDTKTAQELVENVLVNSTCANASDFKATGDSYTVGQNSYGYFNAGSSNFPLKEGVVLSTSSCKTAIGPYVSNVGGGSTSWLGDSDLNQTLGINSINATVLEFDFIPLTNFISFNYIFASNEYQSYYPCEHSDGFAFLIKEKGSTDNYKNIAVLPNSTTTVSSKNVHPIINSVVDQFNTTHPGCPAINETYFNGFNTNTSPINYSGQTTKLNAQADVIAGETYHIKLVIADDGPQYYDSAVFLEAGSFSAKMDLGSDRTTNNSDPICFGENYIIDTKLSTDYGYEWFKDGSVTPIPGEIKPSLTVTNTGTYKVKVTLLPSTCTAEDQIRIEYAPQIVLNDQSLYQCDADADGISIFDLTKMDNLIKNNDLKLTKLVYYTSLANAQGEISPILNPNSFKNTTVNQTLYARVSNEFDCVNYAKLNLAIANNTIALQNPIESCDTDALQDGITEFDLNIKVTPQVINGLPSGLVVEYYPTQTDAIAQKNQLPNLFSNTVPNQQIIYARIVNGPDCYEITPETLIVHTFNPPNFEEATAFLCDGTNVTLTVDSGFADYLWSNGDKTNSTTVTMLGQYTVTVTNIESCQKTKEYIVQPSGIATITNVSVSGFAGAENTVSISYTGNGNYEFSLDGNSYQDSSVFNGLDAGTYWATVRDKNGCGTSTPYKVYILDYPRFFTPNNDNYNDTWKIKNLDVLPKSSITIFDRYGKLLKELSATSNGWNGTFNGRELPADDYWFSITFEDGKTIKGHFTLKR; encoded by the coding sequence ATGAATAGTATACAAAATATTTTATTTTTAGCAATCTACTTCATTACAACTGCAGCAACAGCCCAGTATATTACAGTAGACGACACCAAAACAGCTCAAGAATTAGTTGAAAATGTTTTGGTAAATAGTACATGCGCCAATGCTTCTGATTTTAAAGCTACTGGTGATTCTTATACTGTCGGACAAAATAGTTATGGCTATTTCAATGCGGGAAGCAGTAATTTCCCTCTAAAAGAAGGAGTAGTATTAAGCACTTCCAGTTGCAAAACAGCGATAGGCCCTTATGTAAGTAATGTAGGTGGCGGAAGTACATCTTGGCTTGGTGATAGCGATCTTAATCAAACATTAGGGATCAATAGTATCAATGCTACTGTACTTGAATTTGATTTTATTCCATTGACAAATTTTATTAGTTTTAATTATATTTTTGCTTCCAACGAATATCAATCCTATTATCCTTGCGAACATTCAGATGGTTTTGCTTTTTTGATTAAAGAAAAAGGAAGTACGGACAATTATAAAAACATTGCAGTTCTCCCTAACAGTACTACTACTGTTTCTTCTAAAAACGTACATCCTATAATAAATTCAGTTGTAGATCAATTTAATACTACTCATCCTGGTTGTCCAGCTATTAATGAAACTTATTTTAATGGTTTTAACACCAACACAAGCCCTATAAACTATAGTGGTCAAACTACAAAACTGAATGCTCAGGCAGATGTAATAGCTGGTGAAACTTACCACATAAAATTGGTTATCGCTGATGATGGTCCCCAGTATTATGACTCAGCCGTTTTTCTGGAAGCGGGAAGTTTTTCGGCAAAAATGGATTTAGGATCAGATCGTACCACTAACAACAGTGACCCTATTTGCTTTGGAGAAAACTATATTATTGATACCAAACTATCTACAGATTATGGATACGAATGGTTTAAAGATGGTTCAGTAACTCCAATTCCAGGAGAAATAAAACCATCACTTACGGTTACTAATACCGGAACTTACAAAGTAAAAGTTACTTTGCTACCATCCACTTGTACTGCCGAAGATCAAATACGAATTGAATATGCTCCTCAAATTGTATTAAATGATCAAAGCTTATATCAATGTGATGCTGATGCAGATGGTATTTCCATTTTTGATTTAACAAAGATGGATAACCTTATTAAAAACAATGATCTAAAACTAACAAAATTGGTGTATTATACTTCATTAGCGAATGCACAAGGAGAAATTAGTCCTATTTTAAATCCAAATTCTTTTAAAAACACAACAGTCAATCAAACTCTATATGCCCGAGTAAGTAACGAATTTGATTGTGTTAATTATGCAAAATTAAATTTAGCTATAGCTAATAACACTATCGCACTTCAAAATCCAATTGAAAGCTGTGACACAGATGCATTACAAGATGGAATAACCGAATTTGATTTAAATATAAAAGTTACCCCTCAAGTAATTAATGGATTACCGTCTGGATTAGTCGTTGAATATTATCCAACTCAAACCGATGCCATCGCTCAAAAGAATCAATTACCTAATCTATTCAGTAATACTGTTCCAAATCAGCAAATAATTTATGCTCGAATTGTAAATGGCCCAGATTGTTATGAAATCACACCAGAAACTCTTATTGTTCATACTTTTAATCCTCCAAATTTCGAAGAAGCAACTGCATTTTTATGTGATGGTACAAATGTAACTTTAACAGTAGATAGTGGCTTCGCAGACTATTTATGGAGTAATGGAGATAAAACCAATTCAACAACTGTGACAATGCTAGGTCAATATACAGTTACAGTTACAAATATAGAAAGCTGTCAAAAAACAAAAGAATACATTGTACAACCTTCTGGAATAGCTACAATAACCAATGTATCGGTTAGTGGCTTTGCAGGAGCCGAAAACACGGTTTCTATATCCTACACCGGTAATGGAAATTATGAATTTTCATTAGATGGGAATTCTTATCAAGACAGCTCTGTATTTAATGGTTTAGATGCAGGAACATATTGGGCAACCGTTAGAGACAAAAATGGATGTGGAACATCTACTCCATACAAAGTTTACATACTTGATTATCCTCGCTTTTTTACACCTAATAATGATAATTACAATGATACTTGGAAGATAAAAAATTTGGATGTTCTTCCAAAATCTTCCATAACAATCTTTGATCGCTATGGAAAATTATTAAAAGAATTAAGTGCTACAAGTAATGGATGGAATGGTACCTTTAATGGAAGAGAACTACCCGCAGATGATTATTGGTTTAGCATAACATTTGAAGATGGCAAAACCATAAAAGGTCATTTCACATTAAAAAGATAG
- a CDS encoding ABC transporter permease: MKRLLSIELQKIWLNKASRVLTLTYFILLSFIALIASINFNIGPIKFQIAEMGIFNFPYIWHFNTYIAAILKLFLAIIIVSMMANEYSYGTLKQNLIDGLSKKEFILSKFVTIVLFSLCSTVFVFIMTLILGFSFSSYTELSIVFSDLDYLLAFFIKLVGFFSFCLFLGILVKRSAFALGFLLVWNVIEAVAKGFLNFRIFPEGKIASYITQFFPLEAMSNLIVEPFTRTNFVKSIGTQMGVENIKDYSVHFSDIVIVLCWTGMFLFLSYRILKNRDL, translated from the coding sequence ATGAAACGATTACTCTCTATAGAATTGCAAAAAATATGGTTAAACAAAGCTAGTCGCGTACTGACTTTAACTTACTTTATACTTCTTTCCTTTATTGCTTTGATAGCCTCTATCAATTTTAATATTGGCCCTATTAAATTTCAAATTGCTGAAATGGGTATTTTTAATTTCCCATATATCTGGCACTTTAACACCTATATAGCGGCAATTTTGAAACTCTTTTTGGCAATTATTATTGTCTCCATGATGGCAAACGAATATAGTTATGGAACCTTAAAACAAAACCTAATTGATGGTTTGAGCAAAAAGGAGTTTATACTTTCAAAATTTGTAACAATCGTATTGTTTTCACTATGTTCTACCGTTTTTGTTTTTATAATGACCTTAATTTTAGGGTTTAGTTTTTCATCTTATACAGAACTAAGCATTGTTTTCTCTGATTTAGATTATCTTCTAGCATTTTTTATAAAACTGGTTGGTTTCTTCTCGTTCTGCTTATTCTTAGGAATATTGGTAAAAAGATCAGCATTTGCTTTGGGGTTTCTTTTGGTTTGGAATGTAATAGAAGCTGTTGCTAAAGGTTTTTTAAACTTTCGTATTTTTCCAGAAGGCAAAATAGCTAGTTATATTACACAGTTTTTTCCTTTGGAAGCGATGTCAAATTTAATTGTTGAACCCTTTACCAGAACTAACTTTGTTAAATCTATTGGTACTCAAATGGGAGTCGAAAACATCAAAGATTACAGCGTACATTTTTCTGATATTGTAATAGTTTTATGCTGGACAGGGATGTTTTTATTCCTATCCTACAGGATCTTAAAAAACAGAGATTTATAG
- a CDS encoding ABC transporter ATP-binding protein, giving the protein METILSIHNLNKRYGSLQALKNVSLEITKGNVYGILGPNGSGKSTTLGIILNVVNKTSGEYSWFGGNLQTHEALKKVGAIIERPNFYPYMTAEQNLQLVCKIKNINYSKVDEKLELVGLTDRKNSKFSTFSLGMKQRLAIASALLNDPEILILDEPTNGLDPQGIHQIRDIIKQIAAKGTTILLASHLLDEVEKVCSHVLVLRKGQVLYSGPVDGVSANEGFFELQADDTEYLIRVLQSHPAVDKVTTADTKVLVYLKSKLESKDLNQFLFTNNICLSHLVKRKNSLEEQFLELTKKQ; this is encoded by the coding sequence TTGGAAACAATTCTTTCAATACATAACCTCAATAAGCGCTATGGTAGCCTTCAAGCTTTAAAAAATGTTTCATTAGAAATAACAAAAGGCAATGTTTATGGCATTCTAGGCCCTAATGGCAGTGGAAAATCAACTACTTTGGGTATTATTCTTAATGTTGTGAATAAAACTTCAGGTGAGTATAGTTGGTTTGGGGGCAATCTTCAAACACACGAAGCTTTGAAGAAAGTGGGAGCCATTATTGAAAGACCAAATTTTTATCCTTACATGACTGCTGAGCAAAACTTGCAATTGGTTTGTAAAATAAAAAATATAAACTATTCTAAAGTTGATGAAAAACTGGAATTAGTAGGTTTGACTGATAGAAAAAACAGCAAATTCAGCACATTTTCTTTGGGTATGAAACAACGTCTAGCGATTGCTTCTGCCTTACTAAATGATCCTGAGATTTTGATTCTTGACGAACCTACCAACGGATTGGACCCTCAAGGAATTCATCAGATTAGGGATATTATAAAACAAATTGCTGCCAAAGGAACTACCATTTTACTGGCTTCTCACCTATTAGACGAAGTAGAAAAAGTATGTTCGCATGTTTTGGTTTTAAGAAAAGGACAAGTTCTTTATTCAGGTCCTGTAGATGGAGTTTCGGCCAATGAAGGTTTCTTTGAATTACAAGCTGATGATACTGAATATTTAATCCGCGTTTTACAGTCACATCCTGCAGTTGATAAAGTAACAACAGCGGACACAAAAGTTTTGGTGTATTTAAAAAGCAAATTGGAATCTAAAGATTTAAATCAGTTTCTGTTTACGAATAATATTTGTTTGAGTCATTTGGTAAAACGTAAAAACAGTTTAGAAGAACAGTTTTTAGAATTAACCAAAAAACAATAA
- a CDS encoding nucleoid-associated protein, translating to MINLYNTHIETLAIHRVGNMSRNEPLFLSEEPFKLNDEIVPLMKEFFFKSFKEKEENYFQFAHEVDLDYNDMFKYATEIFSNPNSLHDVSKKITKHLFEQSNHPHIKNGEVYVTYLTNLSIDNNVVDAIGIFKSEIQSDFLQFEEKETQLEMILQHGVSLNKLDKGCLIFNYKKEEGYKILSVDSNRYDARYWLEHFLSVDAFEDENFITKKYLKFCQNFAKDVVFPAEDKKEEVMFMNRSVNYFAKNDQFEESNFLNEVLDNPDLIPEFKNYKMDKGEKYSIEDVTSFPIANAAVSDARKSIKNVINLDTNIQIKMDFINPESAEKFVEKGWDEEKQMYYYLVYFNKEQKS from the coding sequence ATGATCAATTTATACAACACGCACATTGAAACTTTAGCCATCCACCGTGTGGGAAACATGAGTCGCAACGAGCCTCTTTTTTTATCGGAAGAACCTTTTAAATTGAACGATGAAATTGTGCCTTTGATGAAGGAATTTTTCTTTAAATCATTCAAAGAAAAAGAAGAGAACTATTTTCAATTTGCACACGAAGTAGATTTAGACTACAATGATATGTTTAAATATGCTACGGAAATTTTTAGCAATCCAAATAGTTTACATGATGTTTCTAAAAAGATAACCAAACACCTTTTTGAACAATCAAATCATCCACACATCAAAAACGGTGAAGTATATGTAACGTATCTAACCAATTTGAGTATTGATAATAATGTTGTTGATGCTATTGGTATTTTCAAAAGTGAAATTCAATCTGACTTTTTACAGTTTGAAGAAAAAGAAACACAATTGGAAATGATTCTTCAACACGGAGTTAGTTTGAATAAACTAGACAAGGGGTGTTTGATTTTTAATTATAAAAAAGAAGAAGGGTATAAAATTCTATCTGTTGATAGTAATCGTTACGATGCCAGATATTGGTTGGAGCATTTCTTATCTGTAGATGCTTTTGAAGATGAAAATTTCATCACTAAAAAATACTTGAAATTTTGTCAAAACTTTGCCAAAGATGTTGTTTTCCCTGCTGAAGACAAAAAGGAAGAGGTAATGTTTATGAACCGTTCTGTCAATTATTTTGCTAAAAATGATCAATTTGAAGAAAGCAATTTCCTGAACGAAGTATTAGACAATCCTGATTTGATTCCTGAATTCAAAAATTACAAAATGGATAAAGGAGAAAAATACAGCATTGAAGATGTAACTTCTTTTCCAATTGCGAATGCTGCTGTAAGTGATGCTAGAAAATCTATAAAAAACGTTATTAATCTAGATACTAACATTCAAATAAAAATGGATTTCATCAATCCAGAAAGTGCTGAGAAATTTGTAGAAAAAGGTTGGGATGAAGAAAAACAAATGTATTACTACTTGGTTTATTTCAATAAAGAACAAAAATCTTAA
- a CDS encoding S41 family peptidase, whose product MKKNFLFLFLVFTQIIFCQTKLTETQKLAATCKVWGFLKYYHPNVADGSKNWDEQLFEVLPKIEQAQTKEEFSLILENWIDALGEVKKIAPIIPPKDIEYFDKNFDLSWTNNSKLFSKKLSAKLKFIEDNRFQGEQHYVEGQKAGNVNPINENLSDLNFKEKKSRILALFMYWNLIEYFYPYKYIMDQKWDFTLDKMIPQFSEAKNNEEFCNVFEKLTVKLNDSHVTFYAYPNQESIKIKNYFPAKGKIIDEKIIVTEILADSLALAQNIKIGTVITKINDKTIKQIIIENRDLIPASNEPVYLDRLVESVLYGYSDSVKLEFLQDGKYSTKNINWYNYHDSHRNEFKRGARVKKEKFKLLDNNIGYVDMGILEVKNVPDMIETLQSTKSIIFDMRNYPQGTMEAVSNFLKTKESGFAMYTQPDYTYPGRFTWTKSHPSGIENNANYKGKVIVLLNQESISQSEWIAMSFKTAGNTTIIGSQTAGADGNTTQFQVIKAFYTAFTGIGVYYPDRSETQRIGIIPDIEVKPTIKGIQEGRDEVLDRALLFIETGK is encoded by the coding sequence ATGAAAAAAAACTTCTTATTTTTATTCTTAGTATTTACTCAAATTATTTTCTGCCAAACCAAACTTACCGAAACTCAAAAACTCGCTGCCACTTGCAAAGTTTGGGGATTTCTTAAATATTATCATCCGAATGTTGCTGATGGTAGTAAAAACTGGGACGAACAACTTTTTGAAGTTTTACCAAAAATTGAACAAGCTCAAACTAAAGAAGAATTTTCATTAATTCTGGAAAATTGGATAGATGCTTTGGGAGAAGTAAAAAAAATTGCTCCAATTATCCCACCAAAAGATATCGAATATTTTGATAAAAATTTTGATTTGAGTTGGACAAACAATAGTAAGTTGTTTTCGAAAAAACTTTCTGCGAAATTAAAATTTATAGAGGATAATAGATTTCAAGGTGAACAACATTATGTAGAAGGGCAAAAAGCGGGAAACGTTAATCCTATAAACGAAAATCTTTCAGACCTCAACTTCAAGGAAAAAAAATCCAGGATTCTAGCATTGTTTATGTATTGGAATCTGATAGAGTATTTTTATCCTTATAAATATATCATGGATCAAAAATGGGATTTTACTTTAGACAAAATGATTCCTCAGTTTAGCGAAGCTAAAAACAATGAAGAGTTTTGTAATGTATTTGAAAAATTGACTGTCAAACTCAATGATTCTCACGTTACATTTTACGCATATCCAAACCAAGAGTCAATCAAAATCAAAAACTATTTTCCTGCCAAAGGCAAAATAATTGATGAAAAAATAATCGTTACCGAAATTTTAGCAGACAGCCTAGCACTAGCCCAAAATATAAAAATAGGAACAGTTATTACTAAAATAAACGACAAAACAATAAAACAAATTATAATAGAAAACAGAGATTTAATACCCGCCTCAAACGAACCAGTTTATTTAGACCGATTAGTAGAATCTGTACTGTACGGATATTCGGATAGTGTAAAACTAGAATTTTTGCAAGATGGGAAATATTCAACAAAAAATATAAATTGGTACAATTATCATGATTCTCATAGAAATGAATTTAAAAGAGGAGCTAGAGTCAAAAAAGAAAAATTCAAACTTTTAGACAATAATATCGGTTATGTAGATATGGGAATTTTGGAAGTTAAGAATGTTCCTGATATGATCGAAACCTTACAATCAACCAAGTCCATTATTTTTGATATGCGTAATTATCCGCAAGGAACCATGGAAGCAGTATCAAATTTCTTAAAAACTAAAGAAAGTGGATTTGCAATGTATACACAACCAGACTATACTTATCCTGGAAGATTTACATGGACTAAGTCGCACCCTTCAGGAATTGAGAACAATGCCAATTACAAAGGAAAAGTTATTGTATTACTTAATCAAGAATCTATAAGCCAATCCGAATGGATCGCTATGAGCTTTAAAACTGCGGGTAATACTACGATCATAGGCAGCCAAACCGCTGGCGCTGATGGAAACACAACTCAATTTCAAGTAATAAAAGCATTCTACACTGCCTTTACAGGAATTGGTGTTTATTATCCTGACAGAAGCGAAACCCAACGAATCGGGATTATTCCAGACATCGAAGTTAAACCAACTATTAAAGGGATTCAAGAAGGAAGAGACGAGGTTTTAGATAGGGCTTTACTGTTTATTGAAACTGGAAAGTAA